The following are encoded in a window of Panicum virgatum strain AP13 chromosome 5N, P.virgatum_v5, whole genome shotgun sequence genomic DNA:
- the LOC120674351 gene encoding cytochrome P450 72A13-like: protein MEDAVVAAAASSPASPWSLLLQGLLALLAVWAAYRAAERCWLRPRRLDRALRAQGLGGTEYRFPAGDLKENARLNEEARSRPMPLCHDIVPRIAPHLLNTVKEHGSICITWFGPIPRVIITEAEQVRDILSNKFGHFQKFSNKRLGKLLAYGLASHEGEKWAKHRRILNPAFHVEKLKRMMPAFSTCCTELIDRWESKLSDASDESYEVDVWPEFQNLTGDVISRTAFGSSFMEGRRIFQLQGEQAERLVKAFQYIYIPGFLFLPTQNNRRMKQINGEIEGILRGMIEKRERAIEKGEASGNDLLGLLLQSNMDSGTGSLRMSTEDVIEECKLFYFAGMETTSVLLTWTLVVLSMHPEWQDRAREEVHSVFGRDDRPSFDGLSRLKTVTMILYEVLRLYPPAVTLNRRTFKDMRIGGVTYPAGVVLELPIIVVHHNPYVWGKDAREFRPERFAEGISKATKDEQPAFFPFGWGPRICIGQNFALLEAKMALSMILQRFEFQLSPSYTHAPYTVITLHPQHGAPIIVKKI, encoded by the exons ATGGAGGACGCCGTCGTAGCAGCAGCGGCTTCTTCGCCAGCATCGCCGTGGAGCCTGCTGCTCCAGGGCCTCCTCGCCCTGCTCGCCGTCTGGGCGGCCTACCGGGCCGCGGAGAGATGCTggctgcggccgcggcggctggaCCGGGCGCTCCGGGCGCAGGGGCTCGGCGGCACGGAGTACCGCTTCCCGGCCGGCGACCTCAAGGAGAACGCCCGGCTCAACGAGGAGGCGCGGTCCAGGCCCATGCCGCTGTGCCATGACATCGTCCCCCGCATCGCGCCGCACCTCCTCAACACCGTCAAGGAGCATG GCAGTATTTGCATCACCTGGTTTGGACCAATCCCCAGGGTGATCATCACGGAGGCAGAGCAAGTCAGAGACATCCTATCAAACAAGTTCGGTCACTTCCAGAAGTTCAGTAACAAGCGTCTGGGGAAGTTGCTCGCCTATGGGCTTGCGAGTCACGAGGGCGAGAAATGGGCAAAACACAGAAGGATCCTGAACCCAGCGTTCCACGTGGAAAAGCTCAAG CGCATGATGCCGGCGTTCTCGACGTGCTGCACCGAGCTGATAGATCGCTGGGAGAGTAAACTCTCTGATGCTTCTGACGAATCGTACGAAGTGGATGTCTGGCCGGAGTTTCAGAACCTCACCGGAGACGTGATCTCCCGCACGGCGTTCGGCAGCAGCTTCATGGAAGGGCGGAGGATCTTCCAGCTTCAGGGAGAGCAAGCGGAGCGACTCGTCAAGGCCTTCCAGTACATCTACATCCCAGGCTTCCT GTTCTTGCCGACACAGAACAACCGGAGGATGAAGCAGATCAACGGGGAGATCGAAGGGATCCTGAGAGGCATGATCGAGAAGAGGGAGCGCGCCATCGAGAAGGGCGAGGCCAGCGGCAACGACCTGCTCGGCCTGCTGCTGCAGTCCAACATGGACAGCGGGACAGGCAGCCTGAGGATGAGCACCGAGGACGTGATCGAGGAGTGCAAGCTCTTCTACTTCGCCGGGATGGAGACCACGTCGGTGCTGCTCACCTGGACGCTCGTCGTCCTCAGCATGCACCCCGAGTGGCAGGACCGCGCCAGGGAGGAGGTCCACAGCGTGTTCGGCAGGGACGACAGGCCCAGTTTCGACGGCCTCAGTCGACTCAAAACG GTGACGATGATACTGTACGAGGTGCTGAGGCTGTACCCGCCGGCGGTCACGCTGAACCGGAGGACATTCAAAGACATGCGGATCGGTGGCGTCACGTACCCCGCAGGGGTGGTGCTCGAGCTTCCCATCATCGTGGTTCACCACAACCCCTACGTGTGGGGGAAGGACGCGCGTGAGTTCAGGCCGGAGAGGTTCGCCGAGGGCATCTCGAAGGCGACCAAGGACGAGCAGCCGGCGTTCTTCCCGTTCGGGTGGGGGCCGAGGATCTGCATCGGCCAGAACTTCGCGCTGCTCGAGGCCAAGATGGCCCTGAGCATGATCCTCCAGCGGTTTGAGTTCCAACTGTCGCCTTCCTACACGCATGCGCCGTACACCGTCATCACGCTGCATCCTCAGCACGGCGCTCCGATTATAGTCAAGAAGATCTGA